A stretch of DNA from uncultured Methanobrevibacter sp.:
GGGGAAAAACACTTTTAATCTCCTTTATTATATTATACTTTTTAAAATTATTTTTTAATCATATATTTTAATTATATATTTTAAATAATGTATACTTTATTATGTATAATGTACTATTTAAATCTTTGTTGTATAAAAATGTACATTAACTAAAAACATTGGCAAATAGATAAATAATAAAAAATTTAAATAATGATTTAATATAATTATTAACATTATTCAATATATTTTTAAAAATAATAATTATTTCTAAAATGAAAACGATAATTATTAACTTCGTTTAGTTTATAAGTTAACTAAAAAAATAATTTATGAATAATTTCATTTTAAAAATCTAATCCAAAGCCATAAATAAAAAGGTGGACATCATGAGGATAAATTACTTATCAAGGCAAGATATAAAAATCATCTTGCATTATCTTGGATACATTATGATAGGGATAGGGGTAATATTGCTGGTTCCCATATTAATAGACCTTTGCTACCTTGAAAATAGATACTTTATTGGATTGATTCCACCAGCAATATCAATTGGATTAGGTTTTTTATTTGTTGAAATGTTTAAGCAGTATGATAAACTTAAATTCAAGCACAGCATGTTCATATCAAGTGTCGCTTGGCTATGGGCAGGATTTGTAGGCGCTATCATAATGATGCTGATATTAGACATATCATTTATAGATGCCTTTTTTGAAAACATTTCCGCATGGACCGGAAGTGGATTGACCATGTTCAGTGACGTTGAATCACTGCCAATGTCCATCCTATTTTTAAGAAGTCTTGAGCAATGGATTGGAGGATTAGGAGTGGTAATCATTTTCATTAACCTCCTTATTAAACCTGGAACCTCTGCATTCAAGCTATACAAATCAGAAGCAAGAGACGATAGGATTAGGCCAAACATTAAGAATACCCTTAACAAAACAATACAAATATATCTTATTTACACTTTATTCGGTATCATCCTATATCTTTTGGCAGGACTTCCTCTCTTTGACTCTATAAATCTTACATTTACAACCATTTCCACTGGAGGAATGTCAATAAAGAATGCAAATGTAGGATTCTATAACAACAACATTGTCTATCTGATTACAATGGTTTTAATGATGCTTGGGGCTACAAGCTTTACAGTCCATTACAATCTGGTTAAGACAAAAGGAAAATCAATAATAAAGGATATACAATTCCAAGCCATTATTCTAAGCATAATTATCAGCGGAATACTGATTGCTGCA
This window harbors:
- a CDS encoding TrkH family potassium uptake protein; this encodes MRINYLSRQDIKIILHYLGYIMIGIGVILLVPILIDLCYLENRYFIGLIPPAISIGLGFLFVEMFKQYDKLKFKHSMFISSVAWLWAGFVGAIIMMLILDISFIDAFFENISAWTGSGLTMFSDVESLPMSILFLRSLEQWIGGLGVVIIFINLLIKPGTSAFKLYKSEARDDRIRPNIKNTLNKTIQIYLIYTLFGIILYLLAGLPLFDSINLTFTTISTGGMSIKNANVGFYNNNIVYLITMVLMMLGATSFTVHYNLVKTKGKSIIKDIQFQAIILSIIISGILIAAITHMAPMNVIFHIVSAVTTTGANIASSSELASWAPASLIIIMLLMVMGGSSGSTVGAVKTIRVITFLRGINLTVTNVIAPKRVVNTKIANKTFNEREIKEASSYIAVYLMFLIVSWIIMTFYTNDPINSLFDVTSTIGNVGLSTGMINGSLATLPKIMLIFLMWIGRLEIIPILLTIQLGFRTFDQSLKLAKRKFRRIINLR